In the Necator americanus strain Aroian chromosome X, whole genome shotgun sequence genome, ctatcttcgtcgcttacgctccaacatcaagctacgaagaagaagaagtcgaagctttctatatgggcctggagaagttctaccgagaagatcatgatttctacaaggtcataattggcgatttcaacgctaaatttggcccaagaagaacgccggaggaacttcacatcgggacccacggcctacaatggaatggccagggggagaggctctccgagttcatcatgacgactaagaccaaccatggaaactcgcaattccagaagccctcctccctacgctggacgtgggagtaacccagtggagggtaccgtaatgaaatagaccataTCAtagtcaataaaaggttctgcctgacggatgtcgctgttgtaccaaagttctatacggggtcggaccatcgcctcctccgaggaagattttccttcaaaaggagagcagagaaagccgccaagtttaGAGAGGGATCTCTTCACTATGCTAgacggcttttgggaagattccgcaatgggcaacatcgacgaggaatatgaccggcttgttaaACACCTTCATAactgcgcgaagaagactGAGAGTTTTGAAacaaccaagagacgcctgtctcttgaaactcttgagctaatacgccagcgtggagcagcacgagccgcaggaaACCAAGAaatcacgtccgagctcgcaaagctttgcagagaggcgataaaggaagatctttaagagagaagagcaggagtgctggctgaagccgcagaggcgggaaaaagcatccgctatgcccgtcgagacttcgccagtcggaaggcgaggatgactgctctccggaacccgaagggaacaaccattgcatcgagaagggggatagagaaaatcatcttcgacttctactctgatctcttcgacagccatgtctaCTTGCCTCCTCGTCATCtaagggaagacggacatgtcattacagaggttctcccgtccgaaatacgacatgctatcatgtcggtaagaaatcgtacggcatccggtcccgacagaataaaactagaacaactgaagaaccttccgccagtactcatcaacaccctggcgaggatctttacacgttacctgtcggaatgcaaggttcctaaacaatggaagaccagcaagaccgtgttgttgtataaaaagagagattcacatgacatcggcaactatcgcccaatctgcttactgtccgttatctacaagctctttacaagagtgatccttaataggattgaaaacgTCTTGGacgaaggacagccatgcgagcaatcATTGTTCCGAAAAGGATTcggcacgattgaccacattcgcactgtttcgaaactcatcgaggtatcacgagagtacaagatgccgctctgtctcaccttcatcgacttgaagaaggcctttgactcatttgagacggaagcggtcatggaagccttggacaaccaaggcgtcacTACTCAGtgcataaaggtacttcgagagtcgtacagtaacttcacttCCGGAATTTcgtcattctacaagaatatcatcattgacgtggaagagggggtccgacagggtgatacaatcacccaaa is a window encoding:
- a CDS encoding hypothetical protein (NECATOR_CHRX.G22311.T1); protein product: MTALRNPKGTTIASRRGIEKIIFDFYSDLFDSHVYLPPRHLREDGHVITEVLPSEIRHAIMSVRNRTASGPDRIKLEQLKNLPPVLINTLARIFTRYLSECKVPKQWKTSKTVLLYKKRDSHDIGNYRPICLLSVIYKLFTRVILNRIENVLDEGQPCEQSLFRKGFGTIDHIRTVSKLIEVSREYKMPLCLTFIDLKKAFDSFETEAVMEALDNQGVTTQCIKVLRESYSNFTSGISSFYKNIIIDVEEGVRQGDTITQNIHSHPGERNAKFGMAGHGSEG
- a CDS encoding hypothetical protein (NECATOR_CHRX.G22310.T1), translating into MSLLYQSSIRGRTIASSEEDFPSKGEQRKPPSLERDLFTMLDGFWEDSAMGNIDEEYDRLVKHLHNCAKKTESFETTKRRLSLETLELIRQRGAARAAGNQEITSELAKLCREAIKEDL